A window from Salmo trutta chromosome 29, fSalTru1.1, whole genome shotgun sequence encodes these proteins:
- the LOC115167181 gene encoding fibulin-7-like has product MIWTHAVIVFLCLCPIHAAFGQDCPSRQDMQSSLKQVQKLLSTHEAAYLQSLRTLRKKLNLLQNTATKQTGKANNDTCLKLDTPANSRKLGKAQTPGHEVHFLCDAGYELVGAESRTCQESLTWSGQQPTCRNINECASSPCLNGGTCVDEVNQFSCTCTKGWAGATCQSPVPTFFVTMTNTSSATSSAAAAISPPAVTVGPFVRPSRCTQVQGTTHCTCDPGYTISGRDSTTCTDIDECELFHMGQAGRLCLHACVNTPGGYRCTCPAGYNVTRDGRNCKDIDECATRQNNCTRDQMCINTYGGFQCVRVDCPRIRNATYSKTSPLRCERNPCSVDNRMCSQAPNSISHHYLSVVSNLSAPRTMFRVSALRLIGDTLRFSLLGRGQARRHFTVQRSDRQTGQLVLGSPVQGPASLEAEVEMTELEKGVQLGRYITKITMFISQYEF; this is encoded by the exons ATGATTTGGACGCACGCTGTCATTGTGTTCCTGTGTCTTTGTCCAATCCACGCTGCATTTGGGCAG GACTGTCCCAGCAGGCAGGACATGCAGAGCTCCCTAAAGCAGGTCCAGAAGCTGCTGTCGACCCATGAGGCTGCATACCTACAGAGCCTCCGCACCCTGAGGAAGAAACTCAACTTGCTACAGAACACAGCCACCAAACAGACTGGCAAAGCAAACAATG ATACCTGTCTAAAGCTGGACACGCCTGCCAACAGCAGGAAGTTGGGAAAGGCGCAGACCCCAGGTCATGAGGTTCACTTCCTGTGTGATGCGGGTTATGAGTTGGTGGGAGCAGAGAGCAGGACATGTCAGGAGAGCCTCACCTGGAGCGGCCAGCAGCCCACCTGCCGCA ACATAAATGAGTGTGCCTCGTCTCCCTGTCTGAACGGGGGGACATGTGTGGACGAGGTGAATCAGTTCTCCTGCACGTGTACCAAAGGCTGGGCTGGAGCCACCTGCCAGAGCCCTGTGCCAACAT TCTTTGTCACCATGACGAACACCTCGTCTGCCACCTCCTCTGCGGCTGCTGCCATCTCTCCCCCGGCTGTGACTGTTGGTCCATTTGTCCGTCCATCTCGCTGTACGCAGGTCCAGGGCACCACCCACTGCACCTGTGACCCCGGATACACCATCTCTGGGCGTGACAGCACCACTTGCACAG acatTGATGAGTGTGAGTTGTTCCACATGGGTCAGGCTGGCCGGCTGTGTTTACATGCCTGTGTTAACACCCCTGGAGGCTACCGCTGTACCTGTCCTGCTGGATACAATGTCACCCGCGACGGACGCAACTGCAAAG ACATAGATGAGTGTGCCACCAGACAGAATAACTGCACCCGGGACCAAATGTGTATAAACACCTACGGAGGGTTCCAGTGTGTACGTGTGGACTGCCCCCGCATACGAAACGCCACCTACAGCAAAACCTCACCCCT GCGATGTGAGCGTAACCCCTGCTCTGTGGACAACAGGATGTGCTCTCAGGCCCCTAACTCCATCTCCCACCACTACCTGTCTGTCGTATCCAACCTGTCAGCACCACGCACCATGTTCCGTGTGTCGGCCCTCCGCCTCATAGGCGACACGCTGCGTTTCTCCCTGCTGGGCCGCGGGCAGGCCAGACGCCACTTCACGGTGCAGCGGTCGGACCGCCAGACAGGCCAGCTGGTGCTGGGGAGCCCGGTGCAAGGCCCTGCTTCACTGGAGGCAGAGGTGGAGATGACCGAGCTGGAGAAAGGGGTCCAACTGGGGCGGTACATCACCAAGATCACCATGTTCATCTCCCAGTACGAgttctag